One Vicugna pacos unplaced genomic scaffold, VicPac4 scaffold_19, whole genome shotgun sequence genomic region harbors:
- the LOC140693510 gene encoding uncharacterized protein, which yields MVFQDISLPSRSTETCYSMPQHLVSQLTGLSCTEENEFGLNNTSTYLASWTLGLRAALPHTGAYDNCLPSAPPVHVSPSTFPRLPSSSPILPPSVPLLSQDPERIAGPPAHAQLLPAGPRVGSSSSEPGIGPNGFSALSPCRPLATAWGRGLWLWKCKLLLVESGKGSGSAEGASVSLIRISAPGTAQPEALETQGHCTPKELLAKSAVQEFLIDPVLRNSFRVGKTSASQNPQFQRLLSSLQFNPGTCDGGQRADGQLLGDSQEPC from the exons atggttttccaggacattagtttgccatctaggtctacagaaacttgctattccatgccccaacacttggtctcccaacttactggcctgtcctgcactgaggagaatgaatttggactcaataacacttctacctacctagcaagttggacactgggactgagggcagctctcccacacacaggggcctacg ataactgccttccctctgctcctcctgtccatgtgtctccctccacttttccccgcctcccctcctcctcccctattctccctccctcggttccccttctctctcaggacccagagcggatcgctggccctcctgcgcatgcgcagttgctgccagctggaccgcgggttggaagctccagctccgagccggggatcggccccaatggcttctcagctctgtcgccctgtaggcctttggctactgcctggggccggggcctctggctgtggaagtgcaag cttctcctggtggagtcgggaaaagggagcggcagtgctgagggagcttctgtctccttgatcaggatttctgccccag gaacagcacaacctgaggcgttggagacccagggacattgcactcctaaagagctcctggcaaaatctg ctgtacaagaatttctcattgatccag tcttgagaaattcattccgtgtcggtaagacttccgccagccagaacccacagttccag aggttgctctcttctctgcaattcaaccctggcacgtgtgatggtggtcagcgtgctgatgggcagttacttggggactcccaggagccatgctga